One Archangium violaceum genomic window, AGATCACCCGCCTCCAGGGCCTGCAGCAGGTGCGCGAGCGGGGCCGGGATGTCCATGGGTCATCAGCATGGCCGACGCACCCGCCCGGCCGCAACGCGAGGCACCGGATTCCGTTGACCATCTCCCCCCGGCGCACGGATGCTCCCGGCTTCCTGACGGTCCGCTCATACTGGCCGTGTGTCCCCGGAGAGCCTCCATGCCGCAAACCAACCCGTTCCATTCGATGGTTCCCAGGAAGTTGACGGACTCGGAGCTGGCCCGCGCCATCCGGCTGGACATGGAGTCGGAGCTGGACGCCATCAACCTCTACGCCGCTCACATCGACGCCACGGACAACGAGGAGGCCAAGGCCATCCTCCACCACATCATGGACGAGGAGCGCGAGCACGCCGCGCTCTTCTGGCAGCTCATCGCCCGCCTGGATCCCGCGCAGGCCGAGCACGTCAAGGTCATGTCGCGGAAGTACCAGCTGATCGTCTCCGGCGCCTCGCACGAGGCCGTGGAGGCGGTGGGCGAGGGCGAGGAGGGTACCGCGTCGACCGAGCCCGGTCTGGCGAAGCGGCTGACCGTGGGCTCGCTGCGTCGCTAGCCCGGCTCAGCTCCCGGTGGGCTGGCTGTGGCGAGCCGGGGGCGTGGCCTCCAGGTCCTTGGCCGCCACGTAGACGACGTTGCGGGTGCCCTTCTTGCCCCGGTACATGGCCCGGTCGGCCAGATCCAACAGCGTGGCCTTGTCCAATGCGTGCTCGGGAAAGCTGGCCACGCCGATGCAGGTGGAGAGCGACAACGAGTGCCCCTCGCGCGCGAGGAAGCGGTGGTTCTCCACGGTGCGCCGGATGCGCTCGGCCACCTTCAGCGCGCCCCCCGAGTCGGTGCCGCGCAGCAGCACCACGTACTCATCCCCTCCGTAACGCACCGCCACGTCGCGATCGCGCACGCAGCCCTTGAGGACGCGCGCCATCTCCACCAGCAACTGCGAGCCCACCAGGTGCCCGTGGGTGTCGTTGATGGACTTGAAGTAGTCCAGGTCCAGGAAGAGGAGGCTGAAGACGCCGTGGGCCTGCTGGGCGTTCTTCACCTCCCGGTCCAGCACCAGGTGCAGGTAGCGGGTGTTGAAGAGGTGGGTGAGGTCGTCCAGGTAGGCCAGGTCCTCCACCTCGGCGATGCGGCCCAGGTTGCGCAGGGCGAGCGCCAGGCAGCGGGCGAGGAAGCTCGTGGCCTCGGCGATGCCCTCGGGCGGCGAGCCGGGGTAGAGGAGCAGGGCGTACCCGAGCAGATCCTCCCCCTCCACCGCGGGGACGAGCAGGGCGAGCGGATGGATGCCCGGCAGGCCCTCCAGCACCCGCAGCTCCCGGGACTCCCCGAGGCGCGGCGCGAGGAAGGCGATGAGGGCGGCCTCCTGCTCCGGGTTGTTCAGCTGCTGCGTGCCCAGCAGCCGTGACCGGCCGCTGCCATCGGCTTGGAACAGCATCACCGCGCTGGCCGAGCTCATGGCGAGGAAGGCGGCGCAAGCGGTCTCCGCCAGCCGGATGCGATCCAACGTGGTGGAGATCCGCTGTCCCGTCTCCAACAAGGAGACGTACCGGCGCAGCGCGGCGTTCTCCTGCAGCAACGCGCGCGTGGCGAGTGCCCGGTTCACGGCGTGCTGGAGCACCTCGGGGGCCACGGGCTTGACGAGGTACTCGGCGGCTCCG contains:
- a CDS encoding demethoxyubiquinone hydroxylase family protein, which produces MPQTNPFHSMVPRKLTDSELARAIRLDMESELDAINLYAAHIDATDNEEAKAILHHIMDEEREHAALFWQLIARLDPAQAEHVKVMSRKYQLIVSGASHEAVEAVGEGEEGTASTEPGLAKRLTVGSLRR
- a CDS encoding GGDEF domain-containing response regulator; its protein translation is MARLLLVDDEKMARTLYGDYLRGVGHEVTAVATIPEVKEALAFGRYDVVVTDLILAQGDGMEVLQHTKAHYPGIEVIVITGVDKVDPAVRAIKSGAAEYLVKPVAPEVLQHAVNRALATRALLQENAALRRYVSLLETGQRISTTLDRIRLAETACAAFLAMSSASAVMLFQADGSGRSRLLGTQQLNNPEQEAALIAFLAPRLGESRELRVLEGLPGIHPLALLVPAVEGEDLLGYALLLYPGSPPEGIAEATSFLARCLALALRNLGRIAEVEDLAYLDDLTHLFNTRYLHLVLDREVKNAQQAHGVFSLLFLDLDYFKSINDTHGHLVGSQLLVEMARVLKGCVRDRDVAVRYGGDEYVVLLRGTDSGGALKVAERIRRTVENHRFLAREGHSLSLSTCIGVASFPEHALDKATLLDLADRAMYRGKKGTRNVVYVAAKDLEATPPARHSQPTGS